The Altererythrobacter sp. Root672 genome includes a window with the following:
- a CDS encoding glycosyltransferase family 4 protein has translation MSVPRILHLHSSFDAGGKELRCVQLINAFGRDAEHAIVSGDPERRSAAERLSGAAKVSWPEFPSLKGKPLPGRLKRLAAAMAGYDLICTYNWGAMDAVMAHTLFADPYKLAPLVHHEDGFNEDEAGGLKPLRNFYRGIALGRSSALVVPSRTLERIALETWHQPRTRVRLIPNGIDTRAFTLPPKRDALPRVVKRKGELWVGTLTGLRVVKNLPQLVRAFRNLPEEWQLVIGGEGPERGAILAQAATSGIEDRVHLPGQVVPAKAAALFDIFALSSLSEQFPISVVEAMAAGLPIAAPRVGDIAAMVATDNGPYLSAPGDEAGLAAAIAALAADPALRKRIGEANRAKAKAEYDEGRMIERYRALYWGLMNRIGVTR, from the coding sequence ATGAGTGTCCCGCGGATCCTGCACCTCCATTCGAGCTTCGATGCCGGCGGCAAGGAGCTGCGCTGCGTTCAGCTGATCAACGCTTTCGGGCGCGATGCGGAACACGCGATCGTTTCGGGCGATCCCGAGCGCCGCTCGGCTGCCGAACGCCTTTCCGGCGCGGCGAAGGTGTCGTGGCCCGAATTTCCCTCGCTCAAGGGCAAGCCGCTGCCGGGGAGGCTCAAGCGTCTCGCTGCTGCGATGGCGGGGTACGACCTCATCTGCACCTACAACTGGGGCGCCATGGATGCGGTCATGGCGCACACTCTGTTCGCCGACCCCTACAAGCTGGCGCCCTTGGTTCATCACGAAGACGGCTTCAACGAAGACGAGGCCGGCGGTCTCAAGCCGCTGCGCAACTTCTACCGTGGTATCGCGCTGGGGCGGAGCTCGGCGCTGGTTGTGCCGTCGCGCACGCTCGAACGGATCGCGCTCGAGACCTGGCATCAGCCCCGGACCCGAGTGCGACTGATCCCCAACGGGATCGACACTCGCGCCTTCACCCTGCCTCCCAAGCGCGATGCCTTGCCGCGCGTGGTCAAGCGCAAAGGAGAGCTGTGGGTCGGTACGCTGACGGGCTTGCGCGTGGTCAAGAACCTGCCGCAGCTGGTCCGGGCTTTCCGGAACCTGCCCGAGGAATGGCAGCTGGTCATCGGCGGCGAGGGGCCCGAGCGCGGGGCGATCCTGGCCCAGGCGGCCACCAGTGGGATCGAAGACAGGGTTCATCTGCCCGGACAAGTCGTCCCCGCGAAGGCGGCCGCCCTGTTCGACATCTTCGCGCTTTCCTCGCTGTCCGAGCAGTTTCCGATCTCGGTGGTCGAGGCGATGGCGGCCGGCCTGCCGATCGCGGCCCCGCGGGTCGGTGACATCGCGGCCATGGTCGCGACCGACAACGGGCCGTACCTTAGCGCGCCGGGGGACGAGGCCGGCCTGGCAGCGGCCATCGCAGCGCTCGCCGCCGATCCGGCGCTGCGCAAGCGTATCGGCGAGGCCAATCGGGCCAAGGCCAAGGCCGAATATGACGAAGGACGGATGATCGAACGCTATCGCGCGCTCTACTGGGGCCTGATGAATCGGATCGGAGTCACGCGATGA
- a CDS encoding sigma-70 family RNA polymerase sigma factor: protein MIQDHTRFSAAKAYSVQVGDRVSRFLPMVRKLAWHLSGSAGPSLDVEDLMQAGVVALTECAQRHEGPSEDGFAAYAKLRVRGAMVDLLRASSPEARGARANRRRVEQTQQELRLKLKRVPTSAETAAALGLTLAEFEKLRTDAAVIQLDSIDECYSDSSSVFASDDEGAEAILLEAEDRARLIEEIGALPERLQLVIQLYFVEELNLSEIAEVLSVSIPRVHQLKAAALDKLKLSMAA from the coding sequence ATGATCCAGGATCACACCCGCTTTTCGGCTGCGAAGGCTTACTCAGTACAAGTTGGGGACCGGGTATCCCGGTTCCTGCCCATGGTGCGCAAGCTGGCTTGGCACCTCTCGGGCAGCGCCGGTCCTTCGCTCGACGTCGAGGACCTGATGCAGGCCGGTGTCGTCGCGCTCACCGAGTGTGCCCAGCGCCACGAAGGGCCGAGCGAGGATGGCTTTGCCGCCTATGCCAAGCTGCGCGTCAGGGGCGCGATGGTCGACTTGCTCCGCGCCTCGTCACCTGAGGCGAGGGGCGCACGCGCCAACCGGCGAAGGGTTGAGCAGACCCAGCAGGAGCTCCGGCTCAAGCTGAAACGCGTCCCGACCTCGGCTGAGACTGCTGCCGCTCTGGGCCTGACACTGGCCGAGTTCGAGAAGCTTCGCACCGATGCGGCGGTGATCCAGCTCGATTCAATCGACGAATGCTATTCGGACAGCTCCTCGGTGTTCGCGTCGGACGACGAAGGGGCGGAGGCCATCCTCCTGGAGGCCGAAGACCGCGCGCGCCTGATCGAAGAGATCGGGGCTCTGCCCGAACGGCTGCAGTTGGTGATCCAGCTCTACTTCGTGGAGGAATTGAACCTCTCGGAGATCGCCGAGGTCCTCAGCGTCAGCATCCCGCGCGTGCACCAGCTGAAAGCCGCAGCGCTCGACAAACTAAAGCTGTCGATGGCGGCTTGA
- a CDS encoding protein adenylyltransferase SelO family protein encodes MRAEPQAAPYRPDPQILSLADWLGDPVRPADFPRLDLRFRNQRWAKTVGLDGLSDEAWLGHFGRFEPLPDNLPQPLALRYHGHQFRVYNPEIGDGRGFTFAQMRDGSGRLLELGTKGSGLTPYSRTADGRLTLKGAVREILATEMLEALGVYTSKTFSVTETGEELERGDEPSPTRSAVLVRLSHSHIRIGTFQRLLAFEEDGHMRQLVDYCLAQFPGPLPPEDAPGRDEPAVVLMHQAVERLADLAASYMVAGFVHGVLNSDNMNVTGESFDYGPWRWLPQWDPSFTAAYFDHSGLYSFGRQPEAIRWNLTQLAISLRLLVEAPPLIAAIERFPDLYHQAITRRFCWRLGVVSQGVEADMRLIAAAEQAMRGDGIGPDQFFFAHRGERNASGALAEVLAGYPAVADDHPYWSAEAPQSMLIDEVEAIWSAIAERDDWQPLHDKVAAIRTMGDALGEPPEPAGHRA; translated from the coding sequence ATGCGAGCCGAACCGCAAGCTGCCCCTTATCGCCCCGATCCGCAGATCCTGAGCCTGGCCGACTGGCTCGGCGATCCGGTGAGACCCGCCGACTTCCCTCGGCTTGACCTGCGCTTCCGCAACCAACGGTGGGCGAAGACGGTCGGGCTCGACGGCCTGAGCGACGAGGCGTGGCTCGGCCATTTCGGGCGGTTCGAGCCGCTGCCCGATAACCTGCCCCAGCCGCTGGCCCTGCGCTATCACGGCCACCAGTTCCGCGTTTACAACCCCGAGATCGGCGATGGTCGTGGCTTCACTTTCGCACAGATGCGCGACGGTAGCGGCCGCCTGCTCGAACTCGGGACCAAGGGTTCGGGCCTCACGCCCTATAGCCGCACGGCTGACGGTCGGCTGACGCTCAAGGGCGCGGTTCGCGAGATTCTTGCGACCGAAATGCTCGAAGCCCTGGGGGTCTACACCTCCAAGACGTTCTCCGTCACGGAGACCGGTGAGGAGCTCGAACGCGGCGACGAGCCCTCTCCTACACGTTCGGCGGTCTTGGTCCGTCTCAGCCACTCACACATCCGCATCGGCACCTTCCAGCGCCTCCTGGCCTTCGAGGAGGACGGGCACATGCGGCAACTGGTCGACTACTGCCTCGCCCAGTTCCCAGGTCCGCTTCCGCCCGAGGACGCGCCGGGTCGTGACGAGCCGGCGGTCGTCCTGATGCATCAGGCGGTAGAGCGTCTGGCGGACCTCGCCGCGTCGTACATGGTCGCCGGCTTCGTCCACGGGGTGCTCAATTCGGACAACATGAACGTCACCGGCGAAAGCTTCGACTATGGCCCATGGCGCTGGTTACCGCAGTGGGATCCGAGCTTCACCGCCGCCTATTTCGACCACAGCGGGCTCTATTCCTTCGGCCGCCAACCGGAGGCGATCCGCTGGAACCTCACGCAGTTAGCCATCTCGCTGAGGTTGTTGGTCGAGGCTCCGCCGCTGATCGCTGCAATCGAGAGATTTCCCGATCTCTACCACCAGGCCATCACACGGCGATTCTGTTGGCGCCTGGGCGTTGTGAGCCAAGGCGTGGAGGCCGACATGCGCCTGATAGCTGCCGCCGAACAAGCCATGCGAGGGGACGGGATCGGACCCGACCAGTTCTTCTTCGCCCACCGCGGCGAACGCAATGCCAGCGGCGCGCTTGCGGAGGTGCTTGCGGGTTACCCGGCGGTCGCCGACGACCACCCCTATTGGTCGGCTGAAGCCCCGCAATCCATGCTGATCGACGAGGTCGAAGCCATCTGGTCCGCGATTGCCGAGCGCGACGACTGGCAACCGCTGCACGACAAGGTCGCCGCGATCCGAACGATGGGCGATGCCCTCGGGGAACCTCCTGAGCCGGCAGGACACCGGGCATAA
- a CDS encoding glycine zipper 2TM domain-containing protein: MNTLSKNITLAIAALGMTASAVPAMATDFGHVRTGVSAAPKEDSWNRHRRDDRRYRQAYYGGESVNRNTRVWRGNDGRTYCRKKDGTTGLIIGGAAGALLGREVDSSGDRALGTILGAAAGALIGKELDDGMKCR; this comes from the coding sequence ATGAATACGCTGTCCAAAAACATCACCCTCGCCATCGCTGCCCTCGGCATGACCGCTTCTGCGGTTCCGGCCATGGCGACCGACTTCGGCCACGTCCGCACTGGGGTCAGTGCCGCGCCGAAGGAAGATAGCTGGAACCGGCATCGCCGGGATGATCGCCGCTATCGCCAGGCTTACTACGGTGGTGAGTCGGTCAATCGGAACACGCGCGTTTGGCGTGGCAACGATGGCCGCACCTATTGTCGCAAGAAGGACGGCACGACGGGCCTGATCATCGGCGGCGCAGCCGGCGCCTTGCTCGGCCGCGAGGTCGACAGCAGCGGCGATCGTGCGCTCGGCACTATCCTTGGCGCTGCGGCCGGTGCCCTGATCGGCAAGGAACTGGATGATGGCATGAAGTGCCGTTGA
- a CDS encoding tetratricopeptide repeat protein gives MALRPDSEKSRADELAERQTREQEVLFREVDEAVRQDQLGGAAKKYGIPVAIGLVLALAAFGGWLWWAEHQEGVKEERSEQLITAFDRLEAGQVPQADKDLAALASGRSDAQATSAKLARAGIALNQNRHADAIKLYEEVSADGGAPQAYRDLATIRSMAAQFDQLEPQKVIDRLKPLATPGNPWFGSAGELVAMAYLKQNKPDLAGPLFAAIAKDETVPKSLRSRTRQMAGLLGVDAVVDVDKTLAEVREQEGSAPAAQPAQ, from the coding sequence GTGGCCCTTAGACCTGACTCCGAGAAGTCCCGTGCCGATGAGCTTGCCGAGCGCCAGACGCGCGAGCAAGAGGTCCTCTTTCGCGAGGTCGATGAGGCTGTCCGACAGGATCAGCTGGGCGGCGCGGCGAAGAAGTACGGTATCCCCGTTGCGATTGGCCTGGTTCTCGCGCTGGCGGCTTTCGGCGGCTGGCTGTGGTGGGCCGAGCATCAGGAAGGGGTGAAGGAAGAGCGCTCGGAGCAGCTCATCACCGCTTTCGATCGGCTCGAGGCCGGCCAGGTCCCGCAGGCGGACAAGGACCTTGCTGCCTTGGCCAGTGGACGTAGCGACGCCCAGGCCACTTCGGCCAAGCTCGCCCGCGCCGGCATTGCGCTCAACCAGAATCGCCACGCCGACGCGATCAAGCTCTACGAAGAAGTTTCGGCCGACGGCGGCGCTCCGCAGGCTTATCGCGACCTCGCGACGATCCGCTCCATGGCCGCGCAGTTCGACCAGCTTGAACCGCAGAAGGTGATCGATCGCCTGAAGCCGCTCGCCACTCCGGGCAACCCGTGGTTCGGCAGCGCCGGCGAGCTGGTTGCGATGGCCTATCTCAAGCAGAACAAACCCGACCTTGCGGGGCCGCTGTTCGCGGCGATCGCCAAGGATGAAACCGTGCCGAAATCCCTGCGTTCACGCACTCGCCAGATGGCCGGCCTTCTTGGGGTCGACGCCGTTGTCGACGTCGACAAGACGCTGGCCGAAGTACGCGAGCAGGAAGGTAGCGCTCCCGCTGCCCAGCCGGCCCAATAA
- the rarD gene encoding EamA family transporter RarD yields MNGHPEQHRSGLPYALGAHAFWGSMPLYLLLVHEVPPIEFVAWRIIFTLPLCLAFMTWSHRRGMDGWGELKAVLADRRALLTLLASAALIGVNWSLYVWAIQTGHVYAASLGYYILPLAMMLMGLVVLGERLNRLQWCALLLAGVGVTVLAIGALTTLWLSLSMALSFGIYGLLRKTVAAGALVGLTIESLLLLLPAVAIVSWYAASPAGTVIGRNTLETAAIAWAGPMTAIPLIWFAIAARRMPYTVLGFLQFSSPTIVFLIGLLVFGEKLRPAQLACFVAIWAAAALFVWDLLRRRTAAA; encoded by the coding sequence GTGAACGGGCATCCCGAACAGCACCGCAGCGGCCTACCCTACGCGCTTGGCGCTCATGCGTTCTGGGGCTCGATGCCGCTGTACCTGTTGCTGGTGCACGAGGTGCCACCGATCGAGTTCGTGGCTTGGCGGATCATTTTCACCCTGCCCCTGTGCCTCGCGTTCATGACCTGGTCGCATCGGCGCGGCATGGATGGCTGGGGAGAGCTTAAGGCCGTGCTGGCAGATCGCCGCGCCTTGCTTACCTTGTTGGCCAGCGCTGCGCTGATCGGGGTCAACTGGTCGCTCTACGTTTGGGCGATCCAGACCGGGCATGTCTATGCCGCGAGCCTGGGTTACTACATCTTGCCATTGGCGATGATGCTCATGGGCCTCGTCGTGCTGGGTGAGCGGCTCAATCGCCTCCAGTGGTGCGCGCTGCTGCTAGCCGGGGTCGGGGTGACGGTCCTCGCGATTGGGGCGCTGACGACCTTGTGGCTCAGCCTGTCGATGGCGCTCAGCTTCGGCATCTACGGCTTGCTGCGCAAAACCGTTGCCGCCGGTGCGCTAGTGGGACTCACGATCGAATCGCTGTTGTTGTTACTGCCCGCTGTCGCCATCGTCAGCTGGTACGCGGCTAGTCCGGCCGGAACCGTGATCGGGCGCAACACGCTCGAGACTGCCGCGATTGCCTGGGCCGGCCCGATGACCGCCATACCGCTGATCTGGTTCGCCATCGCGGCCAGGCGGATGCCATACACCGTCCTGGGATTTCTCCAGTTCAGCTCGCCAACCATCGTCTTCCTGATCGGCCTGCTGGTGTTCGGCGAGAAACTGCGGCCCGCCCAGCTCGCCTGCTTCGTGGCGATCTGGGCTGCTGCGGCTCTGTTCGTGTGGGACTTGTTGCGGCGCCGGACGGCAGCCGCATAG
- a CDS encoding flagellar biosynthesis protein FlhA yields the protein MVVPIPAMMLDVFFVLNIALSVAILMAAINSEKPLDFSSFPSVLLFATLLRLALNVASTRVVLMNGHEGEAAAGKVIEAFGAFLIGGNFAVGLFVFMILMIINLVVVTKGAGRVSEVSARFTLDALPGKQMAIDADLAAGLMTAAEAKARRREVATEADFYGSMDGASKFVKGDAIAALLILFVNLVGGLILGVVSHGLSLSEAGALYVTLAVGDALVASIPALLLSIAAAVIVTRVSDSRDLTGQISGQLSDPRIWLPVACILGAMGMIPAMPQTIFMPLSIACFWLWKTLGRRARTAAVVEEPKPVTDPSRISIEEISEQTLVTIELGYGLVHLADDRKGAPLVARLTGLRRQLCQTFGFVVPRFRVRDSFDLAPDHYRVLLGGAPLGSAQIRTNKILAIDTGDVKSSEHIAGEATFDPSFGCPALWIAPNDRDLAVAEGYLVVDIESVIATHVNQLLAARPQELLGPDQVRELLDSVRENNAQLVDTITPQPMSLAAITRVMRSLLADGIPLAHPLPVLSSLSQAAQQTTDHDRLIDMIRADLGGMIVGQICAPDQRLPVVTLAAELEEMVVGGMQDPGTGQVIIEPDLARSLGERVAAIIASRQPGEGAPALVVQQRARRPISALLKLRAPGCLVISIHELPVTQPIEVIAVIGDDNALAAHQAPDSHQTQNNEPDRETLAA from the coding sequence ATGGTCGTGCCGATCCCGGCGATGATGCTCGACGTCTTCTTCGTCCTCAACATCGCCTTGTCGGTCGCCATCCTGATGGCGGCGATCAACTCTGAAAAGCCGCTCGACTTCTCGTCCTTCCCTTCGGTCCTGCTGTTCGCGACCCTGCTGCGCCTGGCGCTCAACGTCGCCTCGACCCGCGTGGTGCTGATGAATGGCCACGAGGGCGAGGCCGCTGCGGGTAAGGTGATCGAGGCGTTCGGCGCCTTCCTTATCGGCGGCAACTTCGCCGTCGGCCTGTTCGTGTTCATGATCCTGATGATCATCAACCTGGTGGTCGTCACCAAGGGTGCGGGCCGCGTGTCCGAAGTGTCCGCGCGCTTCACCCTCGACGCCTTGCCGGGCAAGCAGATGGCCATCGACGCCGATCTCGCGGCCGGCCTGATGACCGCCGCCGAAGCCAAGGCTCGCCGCCGCGAAGTGGCGACCGAGGCCGATTTCTACGGCTCGATGGATGGCGCCAGCAAGTTCGTGAAGGGCGACGCGATCGCGGCCCTGCTGATCCTGTTCGTCAACCTCGTCGGGGGCCTGATCCTTGGCGTTGTAAGCCACGGATTGTCGCTTTCCGAAGCCGGTGCGCTCTATGTCACGCTGGCCGTAGGCGACGCGCTGGTCGCTTCCATTCCCGCCCTGCTGCTGTCGATTGCCGCGGCGGTTATCGTCACCCGCGTTTCGGATAGCCGCGACCTTACCGGTCAGATCAGCGGCCAGTTGTCCGATCCGCGCATCTGGCTTCCGGTTGCGTGCATTCTCGGCGCGATGGGGATGATCCCGGCGATGCCGCAGACCATCTTCATGCCGCTTTCCATCGCCTGCTTCTGGCTGTGGAAGACGCTTGGCCGCCGTGCCCGGACCGCTGCCGTGGTCGAAGAGCCGAAGCCGGTCACCGATCCTTCGCGCATCTCGATCGAGGAAATCTCGGAACAGACGCTCGTTACGATCGAGCTGGGTTATGGCCTGGTCCACCTGGCCGACGACCGGAAGGGCGCCCCGCTCGTGGCGCGCCTCACCGGCCTGCGGCGTCAGCTGTGCCAGACATTCGGCTTCGTCGTTCCGCGTTTCCGCGTCCGCGATTCCTTCGACCTCGCGCCGGACCATTATCGCGTCCTGCTCGGTGGTGCCCCACTGGGCTCGGCACAGATCCGCACCAACAAGATACTCGCCATCGATACGGGCGACGTGAAGTCGAGCGAGCATATCGCCGGCGAGGCCACGTTTGATCCAAGCTTTGGCTGCCCGGCACTGTGGATTGCGCCAAACGATCGCGACCTTGCCGTGGCCGAAGGCTATCTGGTGGTCGACATCGAGAGCGTCATCGCGACGCACGTCAACCAGTTGCTCGCCGCGCGGCCGCAGGAATTGCTCGGCCCCGACCAGGTGCGCGAGCTGCTCGATTCGGTGCGCGAGAACAACGCCCAGCTGGTCGATACGATTACCCCGCAGCCGATGTCGCTGGCCGCGATCACTCGCGTGATGCGCTCGCTGTTGGCGGACGGTATTCCGCTCGCTCACCCGCTGCCGGTCCTATCGAGCCTGTCGCAAGCTGCCCAGCAGACCACCGACCACGATCGCCTGATCGACATGATCCGCGCCGACCTCGGAGGCATGATCGTCGGGCAGATCTGCGCGCCCGACCAGCGCTTGCCGGTTGTGACCCTTGCCGCCGAGCTCGAAGAGATGGTCGTTGGCGGGATGCAGGACCCGGGGACGGGCCAGGTCATCATCGAACCCGACCTCGCGCGTTCGCTCGGTGAGCGCGTAGCTGCGATCATCGCGTCGCGTCAGCCGGGCGAGGGCGCTCCCGCGCTCGTCGTCCAGCAGCGCGCCCGCCGGCCGATCTCCGCCTTGCTCAAGCTTCGCGCGCCGGGCTGCCTGGTGATCTCGATCCATGAGCTTCCCGTCACGCAGCCGATCGAGGTGATCGCAGTGATCGGGGACGACAACGCCCTCGCGGCGCACCAGGCGCCGGACTCGCATCAAACACAGAACAACGAACCCGACAGGGAGACTTTGGCCGCATGA
- a CDS encoding alpha/beta fold hydrolase: MSEPVFTVGEWTSADGLTLRYRDYPGGEGRPPILCIPGLTRNARDFESVAAAFAGEWRVICADLRGRGLSDYAKDSASYNPMQYVADISALLDQAGFERVIVIGTSLGGIVAMLLATLAPDRIAGVVLNDIGPHIEEAGLARIRDYVGQGRSYPTWMHAARGLREQGGIAYPEFKVSDWLKLAKRLMAVGPGGRIAFDYDMKIAEPFSTPSGTAPADMWPAFQALAGRPVLAIRGGVSDILSAATLSRMKKELPGLEAVTIRRVGHAPTLDEPQALEAISRLLGKVEAAQA; the protein is encoded by the coding sequence ATGAGCGAACCCGTCTTCACAGTCGGCGAATGGACCAGCGCGGACGGATTGACCCTCCGTTATCGCGACTATCCGGGTGGCGAGGGCCGTCCGCCGATTCTGTGCATCCCTGGCCTGACCCGCAATGCGCGCGATTTCGAATCTGTCGCTGCGGCCTTCGCCGGGGAGTGGCGCGTGATCTGCGCGGACCTGCGCGGACGGGGGCTGAGCGACTACGCGAAGGATTCGGCCAGCTATAACCCGATGCAGTACGTGGCCGACATCTCCGCCTTGCTCGACCAGGCGGGGTTCGAGCGAGTGATCGTGATCGGGACTTCGCTCGGCGGAATCGTGGCCATGCTGCTGGCGACTTTGGCGCCCGACCGGATTGCTGGCGTGGTGCTCAATGACATCGGTCCGCATATCGAGGAAGCCGGGCTCGCCCGTATTCGTGACTACGTGGGGCAAGGGCGTAGCTACCCGACCTGGATGCACGCTGCGCGCGGGCTGCGGGAGCAGGGCGGCATCGCTTATCCTGAATTCAAGGTCTCGGACTGGCTCAAGCTTGCCAAGCGTCTGATGGCCGTCGGGCCGGGCGGGCGCATCGCGTTCGACTACGACATGAAGATCGCCGAGCCGTTCAGCACGCCTTCCGGCACTGCGCCCGCTGACATGTGGCCAGCGTTTCAGGCGCTCGCCGGGCGACCGGTGCTGGCGATACGTGGGGGCGTGTCGGACATCCTCTCCGCCGCCACTCTGAGCCGCATGAAGAAAGAACTGCCGGGACTCGAGGCGGTGACGATCCGCCGTGTTGGCCATGCGCCGACACTCGACGAACCCCAGGCGCTGGAAGCAATCTCGCGCCTGCTCGGCAAGGTCGAAGCCGCTCAGGCATGA
- the astD gene encoding succinylglutamate-semialdehyde dehydrogenase, translating to MSETEIISFEPATGAELWRGQVGNVDEVVERARKAWPKWAAEPNAVRMELMRRFANEVRKRLDEFSELIARETGKPLWESRTEVEAVIAKVEISIRAHGERTGQRRLDSALQGSSALRHKPHGVMAVLGPYNFPAHLPNGHIVPALIAGNAVILKPSEKTPATGEFLLKCFHAAGVPADVVQLLIGGPDEGKALVAHDGIDGVLFTGSAQAGIAINRKMASNPGKIVALEMGGNNPIVVWNTPKITDAAALIVQSAFTTAGQRCTAARRLIVKASMYDKVVAEVKRLTGRIIIGAPFDDPQPFMGPVIDMQAAVQLAESVVYLISKGGKALTHMKQPFEGLPFVTPAVIDTTALSERPDVELFGPILQVIKVDDFDEAIAEANNTRFGLSASLIGGTPEEYDHFWAGIRAGIVNWNRPTNGASSAAPFGGIGLSGNHRPAAYYAADYCAYPVASTEMEQPRASVGVGFREDSKAKSED from the coding sequence GTGAGCGAAACCGAGATCATCTCCTTCGAACCGGCAACGGGTGCCGAACTCTGGCGCGGCCAGGTGGGCAACGTTGACGAGGTAGTCGAGCGGGCCCGCAAGGCCTGGCCCAAGTGGGCCGCCGAACCCAACGCCGTGCGCATGGAATTGATGCGCCGCTTCGCCAACGAAGTGCGCAAGCGCCTCGACGAGTTCTCAGAACTGATCGCGCGGGAAACCGGCAAGCCGCTGTGGGAAAGCCGCACCGAAGTGGAAGCGGTGATCGCCAAGGTCGAGATCTCGATCCGCGCCCACGGCGAACGCACCGGACAGCGACGGCTCGACAGCGCCCTGCAGGGTTCCTCAGCGCTGCGGCACAAGCCTCACGGCGTGATGGCTGTGCTGGGGCCGTACAACTTCCCCGCCCATCTCCCCAACGGTCACATCGTCCCGGCGCTGATCGCGGGCAATGCCGTGATCCTGAAGCCAAGCGAGAAGACCCCGGCAACGGGCGAGTTCCTGCTCAAGTGTTTCCACGCAGCCGGTGTCCCCGCCGACGTAGTCCAGCTGCTCATCGGCGGACCTGACGAAGGCAAGGCGCTGGTCGCGCATGACGGCATCGATGGCGTGCTGTTCACCGGCTCGGCCCAGGCCGGCATCGCGATCAACCGCAAGATGGCGAGCAATCCCGGCAAGATCGTCGCGCTCGAAATGGGCGGCAACAATCCGATCGTGGTGTGGAACACGCCCAAGATTACCGACGCTGCCGCGCTGATCGTGCAATCGGCCTTCACCACCGCCGGCCAGCGCTGCACCGCTGCCCGGCGCCTGATCGTCAAGGCGAGCATGTACGACAAGGTCGTGGCCGAGGTGAAACGGCTGACCGGCCGGATCATCATCGGTGCGCCGTTCGACGATCCCCAGCCGTTCATGGGTCCCGTGATCGACATGCAGGCCGCAGTCCAGCTGGCCGAGAGCGTGGTCTACCTGATCTCCAAGGGCGGCAAGGCGCTGACCCACATGAAGCAGCCGTTCGAGGGCCTGCCGTTCGTGACGCCCGCGGTGATCGATACCACGGCGCTGAGCGAGCGGCCCGATGTCGAGCTGTTCGGTCCGATCCTGCAGGTGATCAAGGTTGACGATTTCGACGAGGCCATCGCGGAAGCGAACAACACGCGCTTTGGCCTCTCGGCGTCGCTGATCGGTGGCACGCCCGAGGAGTACGATCACTTTTGGGCCGGCATCCGCGCTGGCATCGTCAACTGGAACCGCCCCACCAATGGCGCCTCTTCAGCCGCGCCGTTCGGGGGAATCGGACTGTCGGGCAACCATCGGCCGGCGGCGTATTATGCCGCGGATTATTGCGCCTATCCGGTCGCGAGCACCGAGATGGAGCAGCCCCGCGCCAGCGTCGGGGTCGGCTTCCGCGAAGACAGCAAGGCCAAGAGCGAGGACTAG